In Streptomyces sclerotialus, the DNA window CGTCGTACGTCACGGGCGCGGTGCTGGACGCCCACGGTGGCTACAACGCCTGAACCGGAACCCCTGCCGCGCGCCCCCGAAGGACATCGCGCCTTCGGGCCCACCGCTCCGTACGCGCGCCACTCCAGCACATCGGGGCCATGATGCAGGCCGCGTACAACGAGGGCGTGGACGCACATGCCTCTCGTACGACAGGGTGGACGGACATGTCCTGTGTACGAGGGAGTACCCATGACGGTCGCGGTGTGCCAGCCGCCGGCCGTCGACCGGGGACGACGACCTCATTGAGTCACCACGCCTCCAGCACGCATGCCGTCGCCACTGAGTTTCTCCGCGTTTCTTCGCCGGCAACGCGTTGTGCAGCTGGCCTTGCCCCGCCCACTCACTGTGCGGCGAGCCGACCGCTCTGGCCACGGGGAAGCGCCCAGTGCCGTCCACCGGGCAGCGCCCAGTGCCGTCCGCCGCGAGGAAATCCGAGCGCGATCCGTCAGCGACATCGGCGGGAGTTGAGCCGGGCGGCCTGGCGGGTCAGGTGGTCGCGCTCGGCGAGGTTGGGCGCCTTGTGGGCGGCCTCTGCGTACAGCCGTGCCGCCGTGGCCAGGTCGCCGTCGCGCTCATGGAGGTACGCCGCCACCGCGGCGTGGCGGGGCAGGGAGTCGTCCAGCGCCGCGAGTGCCGCCAGGCCGGCGCGCGGCCCGTCGGCCTCCCCGACGGCGACCGCGCGGTTGAGCCGGACGACGGGGCTGTCGGTCAGGCGCGTGAGCTCGTCGTACCACTCGACGATCTGCACCCAGTCCGTCTCCTCGGCGGTGGGCGCGTCGGCGTGGAGGGCGGCGATGGCGGCCTGGGCCTGGAACTCGCCCAGCCGGTCGCGGGCGAGGGCCGCCTGCAGGATCCCGACGCCCTCGGCGATCAACGCGGTGTCCCACCGACCGCGGTCCTGCTGGGCGAGCGGTACCAGGCTGCCGTCGGACGCGGTACGGGCAGCACGCCGGGCGTGGTGGAGCAGCATGAGGGCGAGCAGCCCCGCCACCTCGGGGTGGTCGATCGCGGCCGCGAGCTGCCGGGTGAGCCGGATGGCCTCGGCGGCGAGGTCGACGTCCCCGGAGTAGCCCTCGTTGAAGACCAGGTAGAGGACGCGCAGCACAGTGGCGACGTCACCGGGCTGATCGAAGCGGACGCCGGAGACGGTGCGCTTGGCCCGACTGATGCGCTGCGCCATGGTTGTTTCGGGCACCAGGTATGCCTGGGCGATCTGGCGGGTGGTCAGCCCACCGACGGCGCGCAGCGTGAGCGCGACCGCCGATGCCGGGGACAGCGACGGGTGAGCGCACAGGAAGTAGAGCTGGAGAGTGTCGTCCACCGCGGGCGCCGGCCCGGGCGCCGGCTCCTCCTCGACGCGGTACTCACGCCGGCGGCGGGCGGCCTCGGCGCGCGTCGCGTCGAGGAACTTGCGCCAGGCCACGGTGACCAGCCAGCCCTTCGCATCCCGTGGAGGGTCGGCCGGCCAGACCCGGAGCGCCTCGACAAGTGCGTCCTGCACGGCGTCCTCGGCCGCCGCGAAGTCGGCTCCGCGGCGGACGAGGATGGTGAGCACGCTCGGCGTGAGGCTCCGGAGCAGGGCCTCGTCCATCTGAGGCACCTGAGAGGTCACTCCGTGATGGTGGGCGGCTCGGCCAGGCACGGGCGGACCTCCAGCCACTCGTGAATCGGCTTGCCGCCCGCCCCGGGGGCGGCCGACAGCTCCCCGGCCAGCTCGACCGCGCGCTCGTAGCTGTCGACGTCGATCACCATCCAGCCGGCGATGAGGTCCTTGGTCTCGGGGAACGGGCCGTCGGTGACCGGCGGGCGCCCTTCACCGTCGTAGCGGACCCACGCGCCCTCGGGGGCGAGCGCCTGACCGTGGACGAACTCGCCGGTCTTCTCGAGCCGGGCGGCGAAGTCGTGCATGAACTGCACGTGCGCCGTGACCTCTTCCGGTGTCCACTGGTCCATCGGCACGTTGTTGACCGGAGCCGGGGCGCCTCGGTAGTGCTTCAGCAGCAGGTACTTGGCCATCGTCGTTCTCCTCGGGGCTCGGACGACCCATTGTGGTCGCTTTCACCTCGGGGACGGAGCCGGACGCGGGTTCTCGACATCGCCGTCCGATTTTTTCGCACTCTCTTGGATGAGCGTGGGCGAGCCGCCCGCCCGCTCCGCATCGCTCCGACTCCGCCGGTGGGGCGATGTCAGTGCCTGTTGGCACTATTGCGCTCATGAGTCACAACATCGCGTACTCCACCGCTGACCAGGCCGATGTCCTGGCCTTCCTGGGCAGTAACGGCGAGCTCACGGCCGACCAGCGCCGGCGCCTGGACGGGATGCGTAAGGACGCCCAGGCGCACCAGGAGGACCTGGACCATCAGGGAGTCAACTGGGGGCTGACGATCCCCGAAGCCCTGGAGCATCTGCTGGCCGGGCGCGCCGACGCCGACGTTCGGTGCGCGGGCAATGCCTACCACTGGGCGCTGCAGCACATCATCGACCACAACGCCTCCGATCCCTCCCACCTGGGCACCTACTCCAAGCCCGCAACCTTCTTCGGCCTGGTGGACGAGGAGATGCAGCGTCTCGGTGTACCCGCCGACCTGCTGCCCTACGGTTACCTCTTCGGCGGGCTGCCCGACGCCTTCCCGTACCTCCCGTACTCCCTCGACGGCTACCCGGCCATCGGCCACCTGCCGCTGGCCAAGGCCAAGCCTGCCGCCGACGCCTACCGCGCCGTCCTGGACCGGCTGGACCACGACTTCCGCTACGACGTCCAGGACCTCATCGAGAAGCTGGAGGTCGAACACGAGGAGTGGGAGTACGCCACGAAGAAGATCGACTGGTACACGCAGGACACGCTCTTCTTCCAGCTCACCTGAAGGCCGCAGCAGCCACCACGTGCCCGGTAGCGCGGTACGGTACATACGATACGGCGGAGCCCTGGCAACAGCTCCATTTCCCTTGCCTGCGGGGCTCTTTCGCCCGTACCTGCGGAACAGGGCGTGGCCCGCCGCACCGCCCCCGCCGCGCTCCGCCGTTGTCGAGTGCTGCGAGTGCCGGCGGCTGGGCGACGACACGGGGCCGTGGCCGATTGCGAGGAGCTCGTACGTGCCGTCGGGACAGCCGTGGTCGTGGCGGCCGAGCAGGTCAAGAAGGCCAAGGCCGAGGCCGAGGCCAAGAGCGCAGCGAGTAGGTTCCGCTCCGAGGCCCGCTGAGACCGGGCGGCCTGTCAGAGACCCAAGGCGGCCCACCGCCGTCATGCCCGGGCGGTCGGCCGGACCGCTCGCGGTGACCGGCAGCGGAAGAGGCCTGCGGCGGGCGGGTGCGGGCCTCGAAAGTTGATCATTCCTGCGTTCTACCCTTCGCCTTCCACGATTCAGGACAGAAACTGACCGCAATGGCTCATAGCGTGGTCCCTGACCGACGGAACAGTGACACCGGAAGGCAAAGATCATGACCGTCAACGAGCTGACCGCCCGCGACCTGACTGAGGCCGGGGCCCCGGCCGTAACCGGTGAGCGCGCCGAATTGCTGGAGATGCTGGCCAAGCACCGGCACTTCCTGCGCTTCACCACCCGTGACCTCACCGATGAGCAGGCCGGGCTGCGAACCACCGCCAGCGAGCTTTGCCTGGGCGGCCTGATCAAGCACGTCACCACGGTCGAGCGGAACTGGGTGGACTTCATCCTGAACGGCCCGTCGGCAATGGGAGACTTCACGGCCATGACCGAGGCCGACTGGGCCCGGCGGGCCGACGAGTTCCGACTGCTGCCCGGTGAGACGCTGGCCGGTGTATTGGCCGACTACGCCGAGGTGGCCCGTCGGACCGACGACCTGGTCGCCACTCTGCCCGACCTGGAGACCGTGCGGCCGCTGCCGAAAGCCCCGTGGTTCGAGCCCGGCGCGCAGTGGTCAGCCCGCCGGGTGCTGATGCACATCATCGCCGAGACCGCTCAGCATGCCGGCCACGCCGACATCATCCGCGAGTCCCTGGACGGCGCCAAAAGCATGGGCTGACCGGCGGCGTGGTCAAGGATTGTGCGGCGGGTCGTCCACGGAGCCACAGTCGGATCGCGGCGACAGTGACCGTTCCGTGAAAGACATACGCTCTCTTGCCGTACCGGGTCGGTACAGCTCAGACGCCCTTGAGTGCATGAATGGCCGACTCGACTTCTTCCCTGCGGGCATAACGTGCCCGCAGGGAACCAGCGGACGCCCGCCTCGGCTACCGCGCCGTCGGCGGTTGGCCCTTCCACTGCCGGCGCTGTCGCGGACATCAGCGCCAACGCGGCTACACGCCTCAGAGGCGTCCCGAAAGTGCGGCAGGTGCCCGTAGGTAACGGCACCTCATGTTTCTCTGGTGTAGCAGCGTTACGCCCATCGGGCGGAAGCCCAGTTTCACTGTTCCCCGGGCGAGGTGCCGACGGGTGCGGTTGACGGCTCACACAGGCCAAGCGGGCTTCGCCGTCGTCGTTCAGTTCGGGCACAGGGGCGGGGGCGGCTGGCCTCATCGGGGTTTCCTCGGGGCCATCGGTCATCGGGTGGGGCGAAGTCGTCGTCAGCGATGCGGACACGGGGCTATTCACCGCGGCCCTTGGACAGCGGCCAGCGGCAGTGGCCAGCGGCCAGCGGCCAGCGGCCAGCGGCCAGCGGCCAGCGGCCAGCGGCCAGCGGCAGACACTGTGCGTGCTCCCTGCACTCACAAGGGTGGCCTTCACATCATCCTTGCTCATGGCTCCCGGCACCTCCGGCTCATCACACCCGTCGAGATGGCCCTAGAGCCATCAGCTCCGGTCGACAACTCGTAAATGCATGGACAGCTCCCCGCAGCACTCGGCAAAGTGGCCGTTTGTGACGAGCAGTGAGCTATGGACGCGTGCGACCGCCGATCGCTACGACGCTGAAGAGAGTGAGATGTACTCGGCCGCTGTCCTCGGGCCGACCCTCGCCTTCCTCACCGAACTCGCCGGAGACGGCCGGGCGCTGGAATTCGCCATCGGAACCGGACGAGTGGGCGTGCCGCTCCGGGAACGCGGCGTGCCCGTTGCGGGCATCGAACTGTCCCAGCACATGGCGGCGGTCCTGCGGCGAAAAATCGACGAGGACATGCTTCCGGTCACCATCGGGGACATGGCCACGACCGTCGTCCCCGGCGAGTTCACCCTGGTCTATCTCGTCTACAACACGATCACGAACCTGCTCACGCAGAACGAACAGGTCGAGTGCTTCCGCAACGCCGCACGTCACCTTGCGCCCGGCGGCCGATTCGTCATCGAACTGGGCGTACCGCCGCTACGGTTCCTGCCGCCCGGGCAGGTGGCGGTGCCGTTCGACGTCTCCGACCGGCATCTCGGCTTCGACACCTTCGACCTGGTCGAGCAGATCCTCGTCTCGCACCATTTCACCCGCGACGGCGAAGACGGCCGCTATCGCCGCGGCAACTCCCGGCACCGGTACGCGTGGCCGGCGGAACTCGACCTGATGGCACGGATCGCGGGGCTCGAGCTGGAACGGCGAGTCGCGGACTGGGACGGGGCGCCGTTCACCCAGGACTCCGCAAAGCACATCTCCGTGTGGCGCAAGCCGGCCTGAGGCTGCCTCTCCATTCAGTCGCGAAGCCGGCGCGTCAGCCGGGAGATCCGGCTTCCTGTCCTCCTGGCCTACCGCAGCCGACGCATGGCGCGAACGGGCTGGCAGGCACCCAGCGAGATCGAACGGCAGCTGCACGAAGCGAAGCTGCGGGTCAACTCGGTTGGATACTTTGATGTGCTGGCGCGTACGTAACTGTACTGGGCTGTACTGGGCTGCACTGGGCTGTTCTGAGCTGAGTCGCGTTCATGACACGCCGACGGCCGCACTCCCCTGCCCTGCCCCGGCCTCCGATTCCCGACCCGGTAGCTGGTCTGTTCTGCCGGCCGCAGAGCGGCCGGCAGGACAGAATGATCGCGAGGTGGCACTGAGGGCGGCATCGATGCTGACTGCTTCCTCACCCACCGCGTGACCGGCCGGCTCGGCGAGCACTCGTGGAAGGTGGCCAGCACTCGTGGAAGGTGGCGGATCTCCTACTACGACGCCCCACGCCCGGACCGGGTACTCCAAAACCGCCTGCTGAGTCGTCATCACCTTCCTGCCTGGCATGCGCGACTCGGAGATCGATATCTTCGGCAGATCTGCCTGAGCATCCAGCGGGCCTCCGACGGCCACGCCTACCGAGACCGGCTGAGCAGTCTGGCCTCCAAGAGCGAAGAAGACCACAACGTGGAGGCTACCTGGATCGTCATCCCTCCAGTTGCCGGGGCCATCACCGTCCTCGAACGGTTTCAGCCCGATGACCGGCGACCGACCCTACCTGTTCGCACCAGCACCCAGCTCACACAGCCACCTCCAACTCGTACCTCCACCTCCTCACTTCCCCACTCCCCCACCCGAGCCCCGCCAGCGCCTTCTCAACCAACCATCGGCACTCCAGGCCAGCAGCTACGCCGTACGCCAACCACCGCCCCCTCAACTACACCTAGGGGCGGATTGGTGCGCCGATCCTGTCAGGAAACGGGCAGCCGCCACAGCCGTGACCGCGCTCTGACTCGTTCAGCGGGCGCCTCGCGAACGAGGTGGTAGAGATTCTCGAAGTACTCCTGCCACCGGTTGGGATCCGGCAAGCCGTTCTGCGCGCGCTTGGCCCGTTCCACGGCCACCAGCGGCTCCATGTGCTCCCACACCGAGATCACCGATCCTCCCAGGTAGCCGGAGACAGGCTCAACGTCCACCACACCGTGTGCGACGAGCGCGCCCAGGTTGTCGTAGTACCAGCCCAGTTCCCGCACCAGGTCACGCCCTTCCTGAGGCAGGCCGGCCAGGCCGAGGGACAGGTCGCAGGAAGGCAGTTCCTCGTGTACAAACGTCCGCGCCTGGCCCAGCCGTACGGTCCGGTGCTCTCTGAACAGATCCACCACTACTGGCAGCATGTTGGCGTGCTCAGAGAGTCGTATCTGCCGCCATGACACCGCTCCGGACACCCCGAGCGCCACCAACGACACAATCAACGCAGCAACTTCCACCGAATCTCCTACTCAACATCCTGCACTCTTCCCTCACTCTTCCGTCCTGGCTCTTTCAAGTCGAGGAAAACCTGGCTGCTCCCCATGTGGACGATCAGCCGTACACGGCTACGGGCCTCTGTGTCACGGGGGCGCCCGGCCGAGTTCGATGTATCTCCCAATCAGAGGCGTGACAGCACATTTTGGTGCTTTGCCCGTAAGAGCGGCGTCCTCGGTGGTAGTGCCTGGGTTCCGCTTGTGCCGTGGCTGGATAGTGCCCGACTGTCACACGCATCGTGTTGCTGGGCTTGACGGCTTTCTGGGGAGGGGTGGAGCTGACGCGGGCCATCGACAACCACGCCGTAGCGGCAGCGACTGACCTCTATGCCCTCGCCACCAACAACGAGCGCCTCGCGCCCCCGCGCCCCCGCGAGACGAACACGGGCTTGCAAAAGCCGAGCACGGACCTGCCGGGAGTGTCCAAGGTTCCCAGGGCTGCTGAGCGCCCGCGGGCCCCTCGAGCAACGGAGCCGGCGCTACCGGACTCGGGCCGATTGAAGGAGATCGCTACCGAGCTGCGGCCGCTCCTGGCACAGTTCGCTCGCGCCGGCACCACGACAACCTGGTCTCACATTCGGCGGCGCCTGCCTGGCCTGCCTCGTCTCCACCGTGATGACCAATGCATGGTCCTGGGACTGGTGGATGAGGACCGTCGGAAGATGAACCGCTGCTCTCGGCGCTAGTCACCGTCGGGGAACGGCAGATGCATCCGCGCTTTCCCGTCATCGCCGAACAGCTCGCCCTGCCTATGGCGTCCCGCGCTTCCGACCAACGTATGACATGGACGTACGAAGTCCTCAACGTGCATCACCACTGGCGTCATCGGCGCTGAGAACCCGTATCTAGAGCTGAAGAACCCGCATCTAGAGCTGAGCCCCGCATCTAGAACGGAAAGTACTGTGGCAGCGGGCCACCTGCTCGGCATCACGGCACGTCGGTGGTACCGACGGCTCCACGGGGGCCGGTTGCGCGCCCAGGCACTTCAGATCGCCGACGCGGTGGAGGAGCTCCACGCCCCGCTCGCCCGCTTGCCCCCTCGCCCGATAGCCTGCTCGCCCGATTGCCCGCTTGGGCAGGAAGGGCCGCGCCCGCGCCGTTGGCGCGGGCATAGCGCGGCGCGGCGAGCGTGTTGCCTGGCAGGTGATGTACGTGGACTTCGCGCAGCCCTACCTCTTGTCCCCCTCCCTCCTCAGCCGCCGACGGCGTCGCGGGCATGGTGTCGGGCAGGGTGGCGGCGTGGGCCCGCTGGGGGCGAACTCACGCCAGCGTCCATATTGCAGGGGGGTCAGGATGCGGATACAGAACGGCTCGCGGACCTCGGGCCCACCGGGGGGGTGCGGGCGGTGGCGGACTGCGCCGCGAGCAGGATGTGCATGTGCATGCCGACCTGGCGGCCCATGAAGAGTCCGCGGCGCGGCCCCGGGCCGAGCTTGTTCCCTGCCGTTCCCCGCCCCCTGAGAAACAGCCCCCAGCACGTCTTCCCCCGGCGGCCGGGGGCTGCCTTATGTGCAGGCTCACTAGAAGGTGTAGCGAGTGTGGCTGAACACCTGGCCGTCGTGCCCGAAGCCGTACGCCGTGCCGGGTGTCACTGCGAACAGCAGGTCGTTGCCCTTGCGGATGCTGTCGCCGAAGCCGTAGAAGGTCCCCTCCGGCGAGGTGATGTGGTCCCCGTACTGCGCCTCGAACGCGGCGATGACTTCGTCCTGCCGCGCCGGATCCGTCACCCGCTCCGCCGTGCCCTCGATCACGATGTCGAGCCCCTCGGAGAGTGAGTTGTGCCCTGTGGTGAGTGCGCAGTGAGCATTGGCGGCCAGGTTCTTCGCCTTCTGCTCGCCCGGCCCGGTGCTGAAGTGCAGCGCCCCGTCGTGCCAGGCGGCGATCACCGGCGTGACGTGCAGCCGGCCGTCCGGCCGCACCGTGGTGATCCAGAAGATCTCGGCGGCCCGCAGTCGGCGCTGGGCCTCGGCCCAGTCGGTGGCTGTGACGTCCTCCGCGCCCGGGCGCGGGTTGAGCGCGGAGCTGTAACGGACGTCGAGCTCGGTCTTGGGCTGCTTCGGAGTCATGCGAAACTCCTTCCCTCTTCGTGTAACGAAGGCTACTCAGCCCGGCCCGGCGGCGCTCAGGCCTGGCTTCTGACTAAGGTCAATAAGCAACGAGGAGCACGAGGAACAGTACAAGCAGGGCTCTTCTGCTCGCGGTATACCGCAATCGTCAGCCAGGAACCTTGCCGTCCGGAATCGTCAGCCAGGAACCTTGCCGTCCGGCCCCGCCGCCGTCGCGTTCAGGAACTCGGCTCCGACCAGGTCGGTGGTGACGCTGAGGTCGGCCATGGTCGCCACGAAGGCATCCCGCAGCCGCTTGTGCCAGCCCGCCCACCAGGTAGGAGTCGCCCGTCTGGGTGCTGAGGTCGATCAGCCAGGAGCCGGGCAGCGAGGGGGCGAAGGCGGGTTGCCGGTGTGGTAGATAGATTCGTTCAGGCCGACGGTAAGACCGCTGGCGGTTGCAGCGAAGGGCGCGTTGCCGTCGACCGCGACCAGGTACCGGATTCTGCACTCCTCGTCGATCGGCGGTCAGCGGTCAGCGGTCAGCGGTCAGCACCGAACGTAGGGCTCTTCCATCGCATTTCGGCCGGAATACGCCGGTGGTGTCAGGCGAACTTCCCGTTGAGGAGCGGGTGCTCGCCCGGGACCTCGCACTCCACCACGTCGTAGACAGCGGGGGCGCGTCGCTGTTGGCAGCCCGCTTGAACTCGCCGGTTCTCTCATCGGAGCACCTCCAAGGCATTGGTTACCTGTTCCTGGTTCAGCGTGGGCTTCGCTCAACCGCTCGCGATCGGCGGCCGGGGCAACGCGGCATGAATGTTCACCAGAGGAGGCGCCACTGCATGAAGGCGCCTGCGGTTTGTGACAGCTTCTTCGGCGGACGTCCCCTCACCACCGGGACCGCCCGAATCCCGCAAGCCCCGCAAGCTCGGTAAGACCCGGAAGACCTGCAAGCCCCGCAAGCCCCACAGGTCGGACCTAGGCGGCCCTCGTCCCAGGCTCTGACCCGCCACGGACCCAGCGAAGAGTTCATTCGGCCCGTAAAGTCTCAACTCCGTTGTTCGACAACACTGGAGGAACACATGGCGCAGTTATTGAGAGTCCAGAACTTCAACGTCTCGAGTGACGGCATCGGTGCCGGTGAGGACCAGAGCTTGGAGAGTCCGTTCGGCCATGTCAATCCCGAGAAGCTCTTCGCCTGGGCCGGCGCCACGGCCAGCTGGCCGATGCGCACCGATCCCGGGGGGAGCCGAGGTCTGGACGATTACTTCACGCGGGACTACGCGCGCAACATCGGTGCCGAGATCATGGGCCGCAACAAATTCGGGCCCCAGCGCGGGCCCTGGCAGGACCATGAGTGGCGCGGTTGGTGGGGTGACGAGCCCCCGTTCCGCACTCCGGTGTTCGTCATGACGCACCACAAGCGTCCTTCGTTCACGCTCTCCGACACCACGTTCCACTTCGTCGACGGCGACCCGGCCACGGTTCTCGAACAGGCGCGGGAGGCCGCGCAGGGCAAGGACATCCGCCTCGGCGGCGGGGTCACCACCATCCGGCAGTTCCTCGACGCCGGCCTCGTCGACACCATGCATGTGGCGGTCTCGCCGGTGAAGCTCGGATCCGGACTGCGACTCTGGGAGTCCCCC includes these proteins:
- a CDS encoding RNA polymerase sigma factor, with the translated sequence MDEALLRSLTPSVLTILVRRGADFAAAEDAVQDALVEALRVWPADPPRDAKGWLVTVAWRKFLDATRAEAARRRREYRVEEEPAPGPAPAVDDTLQLYFLCAHPSLSPASAVALTLRAVGGLTTRQIAQAYLVPETTMAQRISRAKRTVSGVRFDQPGDVATVLRVLYLVFNEGYSGDVDLAAEAIRLTRQLAAAIDHPEVAGLLALMLLHHARRAARTASDGSLVPLAQQDRGRWDTALIAEGVGILQAALARDRLGEFQAQAAIAALHADAPTAEETDWVQIVEWYDELTRLTDSPVVRLNRAVAVGEADGPRAGLAALAALDDSLPRHAAVAAYLHERDGDLATAARLYAEAAHKAPNLAERDHLTRQAARLNSRRCR
- a CDS encoding YciI family protein — encoded protein: MAKYLLLKHYRGAPAPVNNVPMDQWTPEEVTAHVQFMHDFAARLEKTGEFVHGQALAPEGAWVRYDGEGRPPVTDGPFPETKDLIAGWMVIDVDSYERAVELAGELSAAPGAGGKPIHEWLEVRPCLAEPPTITE
- a CDS encoding DUF7691 family protein — protein: MSHNIAYSTADQADVLAFLGSNGELTADQRRRLDGMRKDAQAHQEDLDHQGVNWGLTIPEALEHLLAGRADADVRCAGNAYHWALQHIIDHNASDPSHLGTYSKPATFFGLVDEEMQRLGVPADLLPYGYLFGGLPDAFPYLPYSLDGYPAIGHLPLAKAKPAADAYRAVLDRLDHDFRYDVQDLIEKLEVEHEEWEYATKKIDWYTQDTLFFQLT
- a CDS encoding DinB family protein, translated to MTVNELTARDLTEAGAPAVTGERAELLEMLAKHRHFLRFTTRDLTDEQAGLRTTASELCLGGLIKHVTTVERNWVDFILNGPSAMGDFTAMTEADWARRADEFRLLPGETLAGVLADYAEVARRTDDLVATLPDLETVRPLPKAPWFEPGAQWSARRVLMHIIAETAQHAGHADIIRESLDGAKSMG
- a CDS encoding class I SAM-dependent DNA methyltransferase, yielding MTSSELWTRATADRYDAEESEMYSAAVLGPTLAFLTELAGDGRALEFAIGTGRVGVPLRERGVPVAGIELSQHMAAVLRRKIDEDMLPVTIGDMATTVVPGEFTLVYLVYNTITNLLTQNEQVECFRNAARHLAPGGRFVIELGVPPLRFLPPGQVAVPFDVSDRHLGFDTFDLVEQILVSHHFTRDGEDGRYRRGNSRHRYAWPAELDLMARIAGLELERRVADWDGAPFTQDSAKHISVWRKPA
- a CDS encoding DUF4760 domain-containing protein yields the protein MEVAALIVSLVALGVSGAVSWRQIRLSEHANMLPVVVDLFREHRTVRLGQARTFVHEELPSCDLSLGLAGLPQEGRDLVRELGWYYDNLGALVAHGVVDVEPVSGYLGGSVISVWEHMEPLVAVERAKRAQNGLPDPNRWQEYFENLYHLVREAPAERVRARSRLWRLPVS
- a CDS encoding pyridoxamine 5'-phosphate oxidase family protein — encoded protein: MTPKQPKTELDVRYSSALNPRPGAEDVTATDWAEAQRRLRAAEIFWITTVRPDGRLHVTPVIAAWHDGALHFSTGPGEQKAKNLAANAHCALTTGHNSLSEGLDIVIEGTAERVTDPARQDEVIAAFEAQYGDHITSPEGTFYGFGDSIRKGNDLLFAVTPGTAYGFGHDGQVFSHTRYTF
- a CDS encoding dihydrofolate reductase family protein; the encoded protein is MAQLLRVQNFNVSSDGIGAGEDQSLESPFGHVNPEKLFAWAGATASWPMRTDPGGSRGLDDYFTRDYARNIGAEIMGRNKFGPQRGPWQDHEWRGWWGDEPPFRTPVFVMTHHKRPSFTLSDTTFHFVDGDPATVLEQAREAAQGKDIRLGGGVTTIRQFLDAGLVDTMHVAVSPVKLGSGLRLWESPDELLDRFHLEVVPSPSGVTHHLFWRR